A genome region from Chlorobaculum tepidum TLS includes the following:
- a CDS encoding NADH-quinone oxidoreductase subunit B codes for MGLLDARISNRNVLVTSVDNVMNWARLSSLWPMGFGLACCAIEMMATNASNYDLERFGIFPRSSPRQSDLMIVAGTVTMKMAERVVTLYEQMPEPRYVLSMGSCSNSGGPYWHHGYHVLKGVDRIIPVDVYVPGCPPRPEALIGGLMKIQELIRMEGLGISRQDALKKLAGKRVDPQQVIDQVRKSATA; via the coding sequence ATGGGTTTGCTTGACGCCAGAATATCGAACCGCAACGTGCTGGTGACTTCGGTTGACAACGTGATGAACTGGGCTCGCCTCTCCTCCCTTTGGCCGATGGGTTTTGGTCTGGCCTGCTGCGCTATTGAGATGATGGCCACCAACGCTTCGAACTACGATCTCGAACGTTTCGGTATTTTTCCTCGTTCGTCGCCCCGCCAGTCTGACCTCATGATCGTGGCCGGAACGGTCACCATGAAGATGGCCGAGAGGGTGGTGACGCTTTACGAACAGATGCCCGAACCGCGCTATGTGCTGTCGATGGGAAGCTGCTCGAACAGTGGCGGACCCTACTGGCATCATGGTTACCATGTGCTCAAAGGTGTTGATCGTATCATTCCGGTCGATGTGTACGTTCCCGGCTGTCCTCCGCGCCCCGAGGCGCTGATCGGCGGCCTGATGAAAATCCAGGAGCTGATCCGGATGGAGGGACTTGGCATTTCTCGCCAGGATGCCCTGAAGAAGCTTGCAGGAAAGCGTGTTGATCCGCAGCAGGTGATCGACCAGGTTCGCAAGTCGGCTACGGCATAA
- a CDS encoding NADH-quinone oxidoreductase subunit C, producing MEEAANQMSPAVQQSKAAYDNIKERFGDAISEFDANPTMPFFEVLDVSKWVDIALYMRDNSLLQFNYLACLSGVDYPEEQKLGIVCNLECIGKYTHKIAVKVKCPRDGGSIPSVSCVWHTANWHEREAYDMYGMVFEGHPDLRRILCPEDWTGFPLRKDYQVQETYHGIKVPY from the coding sequence ATGGAAGAAGCAGCAAACCAGATGTCGCCAGCGGTGCAGCAGAGCAAAGCCGCTTATGATAATATAAAGGAGCGATTTGGCGATGCGATATCGGAGTTCGACGCCAATCCGACCATGCCGTTCTTCGAGGTGCTTGATGTCAGCAAGTGGGTGGACATTGCGCTTTACATGCGTGACAACTCTCTTCTGCAGTTCAACTACCTTGCCTGCCTGTCGGGCGTGGACTATCCCGAAGAGCAGAAGCTTGGCATCGTCTGCAATTTGGAGTGCATCGGCAAATACACCCACAAGATTGCTGTCAAGGTCAAGTGTCCGCGTGATGGCGGCTCGATTCCGTCCGTCTCGTGCGTATGGCACACCGCGAACTGGCACGAACGCGAAGCCTACGATATGTACGGCATGGTTTTCGAAGGGCACCCCGACCTGCGAAGGATCCTCTGTCCGGAAGACTGGACCGGTTTTCCGCTTCGCAAGGATTACCAGGTTCAGGAGACCTATCACGGCATCAAGGTTCCGTATTGA
- a CDS encoding NADH-quinone oxidoreductase subunit D encodes MQELGKAETNSTRIIRQDDKRVTIEKDLDTEHMVLSMGPQHPSTHGVLRLECITDGEVVVEAEPYLGYLHRCFEKHCEKIDYPAIVPYTDRMDYLAGMNNELAYCITVEKLLDIEIPRRVEFIRVIVAELNRIASHLVAIGTYAIDLGAFTPFLFCFRDREHIMSLLEWISGARMLYNYIWIGGLAYDVPADFKTRVAEFVTYFRPKAKELYQLLTENEIFVKRTYDIGIMPADVAINYGWSGPMLRGSGVKWDLRRNDPYSVYPELDFDVPVPDGKFSVVGDCLSRHLVRALEMEESLKIIEQCLDKMPEEPNFNSRALIPKKIRPKAGEVYGRAENPRGELGYYIVSDGKSTSPVRCKARSSCFVNLSAMKDLSKGQLIPDLVAIIGSIDIVLGEVDR; translated from the coding sequence ATGCAGGAATTAGGCAAAGCTGAAACGAACTCCACCAGGATCATCCGTCAGGACGACAAGCGCGTCACTATCGAAAAGGATCTCGATACCGAACATATGGTGCTCAGCATGGGGCCGCAGCACCCGTCAACGCACGGCGTGCTCCGTCTCGAATGCATCACCGACGGTGAAGTGGTCGTCGAGGCCGAGCCGTACCTCGGCTATCTCCACCGCTGTTTCGAGAAGCATTGCGAAAAGATTGACTATCCGGCCATCGTGCCCTATACCGACAGGATGGACTACCTTGCCGGCATGAACAACGAGCTGGCTTACTGCATCACCGTCGAGAAGTTGCTTGACATCGAAATTCCCCGCCGTGTCGAATTTATCCGTGTCATCGTCGCTGAGCTGAACAGGATCGCTTCGCACCTGGTGGCCATTGGCACTTACGCTATAGACCTTGGCGCTTTCACACCGTTCCTCTTCTGCTTCCGCGATCGAGAGCACATCATGAGCCTGCTCGAATGGATCTCCGGTGCGCGTATGCTCTATAACTATATCTGGATCGGTGGTCTTGCCTATGATGTTCCTGCCGATTTCAAGACGCGTGTTGCCGAGTTTGTCACCTACTTCAGGCCGAAAGCCAAAGAGTTGTACCAGCTCTTGACAGAGAACGAGATTTTCGTCAAGCGCACGTACGACATTGGCATCATGCCTGCCGACGTAGCGATCAACTATGGCTGGAGCGGTCCGATGCTTCGTGGTTCCGGCGTCAAGTGGGATCTGCGCCGCAACGATCCCTATTCGGTCTATCCCGAACTTGATTTCGATGTTCCGGTACCGGACGGCAAGTTCTCCGTTGTCGGTGACTGCCTGTCGCGCCATCTGGTTCGCGCGCTCGAAATGGAGGAGAGTCTCAAAATCATCGAGCAGTGTCTCGACAAAATGCCGGAAGAGCCGAACTTCAACTCGCGGGCGCTTATTCCCAAGAAGATTAGGCCCAAGGCTGGCGAGGTCTATGGCCGTGCCGAGAATCCGCGTGGAGAGCTTGGCTACTACATCGTCAGCGATGGAAAATCGACCAGCCCGGTGCGCTGCAAGGCCCGTTCGTCGTGCTTCGTCAACCTGTCGGCGATGAAGGATCTTTCGAAGGGGCAGCTGATTCCCGATCTGGTGGCCATCATTGGCAGCATCGATATCGTGCTGGGTGAAGTTGACCGCTGA